DNA from Danio aesculapii chromosome 10, fDanAes4.1, whole genome shotgun sequence:
AGATATGTTACTCCTTTACTTCATTCTAAGAATgcatttagaatcagaatcagaaagagttgTATTGCCAGGAAGGAAAAATCCAGAAACTAGTGGAGGCTGGTTATGTGAAAAAATTGAGCCCTGAAGTCTCTCAGAGCCAAGAATTCTGGTTTGAACCTCACCGCTTACTTGAACAATTTCATTATGTTGACATCACCTGTAATCTGGCTTATGATATCACCAGAGGCAAGTGCCTTTCTGATCTAGCAAAGCCTAACCGTTGGAGTCGAGGTCCTGATTTCCTTCATTCTGAACCTGATCAGTGGGCAAAATTCCCTGAAAGGATTGAAGACTCTGTTGATCGCATTGCTCTGAGACATTGATTTGTGGCTTGTCAAGGACAGCCTTATGAAGTGATCTTTGACCAAGGGACCAACTTTTTTGGAGGTGAGAATGAACTTAAAATGCCTTTGAACATTTAAGTCCTGTCTTAAAAGAGAAATTGTGGAATAACCAAACTAAGTACACCTACAATCCCTCTTATGCCCCACATTTTGGAGGGACACAGGAGAGAGATTCACTCTATAAAGTCTGCACTTTGCTCAACCTTGGGAGGCCAAACTATTAAAGAAGAGGTTCTTGCAACTGTTCTGGTGGAGGTGGAGTAAATTTTGAATTCTAACCCCCTAGGCTATGTCTCTTCTAGTGCTGAGGATCTGGATCCAGTAACCCCTAATTTGCTTCTTATGTGGTGGCGAGATACTGCTTTACCTCAAGTCATTTATGCTGATTCTAATATATTGACTCAAAGAGAGACACATATCCATTCAGGCCCAGAGCAGGCTGTGAGAGCAGGGCCATTGAGAGTTTGATTAATGGCAAAATTTTGGCCTAATCCTGGATGCAATCCTGGATTTTATTCTGGAACATCATTTATTCTGGAATGTCATTTTTGttccttacccctaaacccaactctaaCTGTAAACTATTcctaaaatcagaggggaataaaaGTTAGAGGCACATTaccctaactgtaagcctaaacctaacataaactgtaaacttatcccttaattctgactggaatgttgttccaggatcaatatagagttgtcctacttggtgaaatcccTTTAACCCTAGGTGGTTAAACCCTAGGTGgatttgttattttttacagCACAACTTGATTTCTCAATGTTAGCCCTGAGTGgcagtagtatctggatgcagtctTGATTATGTAAGCTGAAACTGCAACTCTCGGACTTGcattgtcagacacaatgcactcattaaagctagtgacatcactgtaaggggtagggttaggggtggggttaagtgtgagtattaaaaagtattgcatgcagctcagattgcgcCTGCACCAGGTCTACGTCCAGATCCCTCTCCAAAGTTAAGGAGCCCATTAAGGACCAGCACAGTTTGCTTGTTTGCTGGTGATCAGGTGATGATCTGCAAACTCTCATTTTCAAATTAATCTTGCTGCccacataatcattttaaaatcccaccatgacaaatttaatttcagtttgaatCTTTGAGGAGAGTTGatccttttgtgttcaaaatgaacaaaaacctCTGGGGACAAGGTCAGTTTTAACATTGACAGCAGTGATTGTAAGACAGCTAGTACTTGTTTGTTCAGGTTAGCAGCAGTAACTAAGCAGGATTGCTTATAATCATTAAATACATCAGCAGCAATGACTCAATGTGTTTGGGGGCAGAGCGGCTATGTCTTTGCATTTCCTGTGCTTGAATATCACGTGATTCACACATTTACCACTAATGGTTCTAAATTAGCTTCAACTTCAAGATAAAAGACAAACTGACAACATACCAAGATAATTAACACACTGCTGTAATGTACAACAATACTGAAAGATCAGAGATGACAGATGTTATTTATGAAGAAGTGGAGATGAATGACATACACAGAGGAGAAAGTGTGGAGATAATGGTGGATATTTATGAGAGCGCAGATACTGTGAGATGTCATGATCTGAagacaaacacagagacacagcAGCGGCGGCTTCAGCACACAGGTACTCACATCATTCAGCTCATACACTTTATATAGAGCATTTCTAGTAAAAACAAGTACCTATGTGTTACAGAGAAATATCTTGAGCTAAAATAGATGATAAAGACTTTAAGGGTAAATGTTGTCATAAGAGTGAATGTGAAGTGTGAAGTGTTGAAGTGTTTTCTTGTGTTCTTCATCATCAGGAAGCATCTCAGTGAAGAGCAGAAAGCAGAGAGCAggtgaagtgtgtttgtgtttgctgtGTGCTCTTCTGCTGACGGCTGTAATAGTGCTCATCATCCAGAGAAAACACTTACTGACGCACATCACTGAACTCAATGAAGAAAGAGAGCTGATGCTGAATCACAACAATAACCTGACTGAAGAAAGAGAGCTGATGCTGAATCACAACAATAACCTGACTGAAGAAAGAGAGCAGATACTGAATCACATCACTAATCTGACTAAAGAAAGAGAGCAGATAAAAAAGAAGactgatgaactccagcatgGCTTTTATACACAGGGTAATTGTGTTTATtatccaaacaaataaacaatggcAATCACATTATGCATAAATCAAAGACCAACCATCTGAAAAACATTCACACTGAGTTGTGCTTACAGATCAGCTTGCTGAGAACTATAAGTGGCTTTACTACAGATCCAGTTTCTATTATATTTCATCTGTGAAGAAGAGCTGGAGTGACAGCAGACGAGACTGTAAACAGAGACAAGCAGATCTGGCCATCATAAAGAGCCCAGAGGAAAATATGAGTCTTTtgaatatttagtttgtttgccCACAGTGATGTATAATGAtctgtttaaatgattaattattcaatttcagCATTTATAGATTACATTTTATTGTTCAATGATCACAGAAGTTTTTACAGAAGGCTGCAGCTTCAAGTTATTTTTGGATTGGCCTGACACAAACAGATGGAGTGTGGAAATGGATTGATGGCAGTTCAGATTGGTGAGAGATCACTGCATTTAACTGATCATTAGTCTAAAATTCTCTCTGTTGTCACACTCaacaagaaaataaatcattGGTGTAACTTAATTTGATAACACATTTCcacatttaaattgatttattctAACTTATTTAAATTCTGTAATCTCaacttgattcattcattttcttttcgggttagtccctttattaatcaggggtcaccacagcggaattaaccgccaacttataaagcacatgttttacgcagcagatgcccttccagctgcaacccatcactgggaaacacccatacacactcaatcacactcatacaattcagcttacccaattcacctgtaccacatgtctttggacttgggagagaaacccgagcacccagaggaaacccacgcaaacacagggagaacattcaat
Protein-coding regions in this window:
- the LOC130236701 gene encoding C-type lectin domain family 12 member B-like, translating into MTDVIYEEVEMNDIHRGESVEIMVDIYESADTVRCHDLKTNTETQQRRLQHTGSISVKSRKQRAGEVCLCLLCALLLTAVIVLIIQRKHLLTHITELNEERELMLNHNNNLTEERELMLNHNNNLTEEREQILNHITNLTKEREQIKKKTDELQHGFYTQDQLAENYKWLYYRSSFYYISSVKKSWSDSRRDCKQRQADLAIIKSPEEKKFLQKAAASSYFWIGLTQTDGVWKWIDGSSDW